A window of Amaranthus tricolor cultivar Red isolate AtriRed21 chromosome 8, ASM2621246v1, whole genome shotgun sequence genomic DNA:
AACAGTAATTTCAATCAAACATCTTTGCAAGGTCTAACTGAACAATGGAGCAATTTGTTATGCAAAATGCAACATCTCAACTGATATCTTATATTGGCATGTATAAAATCAAATGCATGTTTTGCAAACAAAAGAACCATAGATGTATATACTATTAGGTTCTGTAAAATACAATGCCAACAGTGAAGTCAAGCAAACAAAAAATGACGAGAAATTGCTGGTAGACCTAAAGCTTAAGTTATTACAATTCGTCCTCACGGTCATATGTTTCTTTCCCGACAATAGTACATACACTGTCAACAATATCACTTACTCAGCAAGAGCAGCTCCAGTAGTTGTATGAAAACTGTTAATCAACATAGCTGTTGCTGTCCCACTTGGGTAGGTGAGCTTATAATCCATCACCATAACCTTGAATACCAGATCAAACACAATTAGATATAAACAAGAAATACGGCGCCAAATATATTATCCAATTTAGCAGCTTGCATCAAAGTAACATTTCTGCTGTCGCAGATTCATAAagtagtatatgtatatataaatatataatataattgtcGGGTTTGTGAGTTTGGACCAGTAAAGATATCACATTTTATATTAATCCCAGATAAAACTGCAATCCCCCATACATTTAGTAGATGTCCAGTATGATAAGCCAATACAACTTAGCAGTACAATTAGATGTAAAATATACTGTATAAATTGTTAACAAACGAAACCACGGTAGTCTAGTTTTACTTTTCTTCTTCACATATCCTGTTTAGCGACATACCTTTCGAAGTGGGACAAGACTGAAAAGTCCCAAAAAGCTCACAATAAACAAGAAGCCCATCATCCACCACAAACCAGGGTTAATCACATCCTGGGCCCGATTACCAGGGTAATCTGGACCAATAAGATTATATGTTCTCTCATCCATTGCAATCAAATATGAACCAAAACCACCTGAGAAAATCCGATTCAAACATAcatcaaaaatcaatttaagtAGATTTAACAAGACATAAAGAAGAAAAAACTGGCGAAAACAATgtaaaataatccaataataggAGCGCAATATGTATGTAAATAATCTGTAACTGCAAGAGAGCATATATTCTGGAAATAAACTATGCCCCTACAATGGGTCTGATCTGAACTGATCATACATTGGTCAGGTTGTTACTATTCCTAAATCACTACCAACTAATCAGCCCAAACTTCAAGTTCTGTCAAAATTCAAACCCATAAACGCAGCTATGCCCTAACTCGTGAAATAGTTcctttttgaattaattataaataaaaatggggGAACCAAATATTTAAGTGTACTACTTAGGGTATCATCAAAGAAGCAGTTCAAAATCAAAGTTCTATCAGTCAAAATTAGCATTGAAGTTCTAATTGGTTTACAGCTTAATGCCCCATCCTCGTTTCAATTTGCACTAAGCATATAAAATAAAGCCAACTAACATTACTTATCATAGATCTTCCCAGGTTTCCTAATTCATAATCCCCTAAGAAGCAAAAAAGGCAAATCCAATATCATTTGGGGGCAAATCAGGAGTATTTTAGACAAATTACGAATTCATACACCAAATGCAATAAGAATAATCAAATCAAGTAATAtaacaatcaaaaaataatcaacctCCCTTCATCTTGAAAAAAGTTCCAACCTTCTAGCAGTTTTCTTCAACTTCAACAATGAAAgccatatatttatataaataatacttcTTAGCACTCAAATCCCCTACTAAGGAAATCAAACACAACTGTGACTCAAGCAATAACACAACAAACAAGTACAAGATCCCAGATTTATCATAACCAATTATCAGGATCTGCACAACATCAATGTTCTGCCAATGTAAATCAACATTGAATTCTTCATTGGTTTGCAACTTAAAGATCCCATATTTCCCAAAGTTAGTTATGCTACTTGACTCAGAGAGGAAcgggaaaaaaaaatcagtctTATCAATCTAGTACAGCATTGAAGATTCCATTGTTTATAGCTCAAGATCCCGAATATCAGTTCCTAGGACTAAAAATTGCTGAATTTACATTCAGCTTGACTGGACAGAGTAAAGACCCTTAGTTATCCTAGCTAGGACAATATCAAAGAGGCAACATAGCTTCATGTCAATCAAAACTCACGTTGATATTCTCATTGGTTCACAACTTAATAACCATCATAATTTAGACTAAAAGTGAGCTTAAAGCATTGAAATGCTTAAAGAATCAAGTCAACTAACAATACACATCACAAATCCTCACAATCAGACCCAGAAAATGCATATAGAAAATTAGGTAGCAATAGTCGAATCATGTATTGCAAGAATCACATCACataaaaactaaacaaaaaacagcaaaaacaaaaaagctttgaataaaaaaaaagtcaaaggtaGAAACTTCACCACTGAAAGCAAGTCCATAACAAGCAACGACACAAGTCTGAATAACAGTATTCTCCTGACGAGTAAAGGGCTTAACAGAAAACCCAAATTTGGATAAAACACTAGTCCATGATTTAACAAAAAAGAACCCTAATAACCCAGCAGCAACATTAAGAGAAGGGATAATCCCAACTGTTAAATTAAGCTTATGGGTAATTATGCAGAAAAGAGTACCCAATAAAGCACTAACTCCTAAACCCCTAATTGTAATCTGATCTTTCCAATCTGGGATTTCTTCTTGTTTGATTGTTTTCTCTGATTCTTCAATTAAGGGTTCTGAAACCTCTAATTCTGTACCCATTTTTGTCAAGTTTTGTTTTTTGACGAAGAATTGATGAAGAAAGTTGAAGCTAAGAGGTAAGATGGGAACTATGGAGAAAGATGAGATACTCTATTCTGTATGATAaaataatgggtttttaagaagaTGAAAAGGAAAGATTGATAGTTTCAAGAAAAGATTTTACGTCACGTTGGTTTGGATTCCGGAATTTTACAGGATAGTGATGGAGGTGGGTAGTTTGTGATGGGAATAAGATTACAAGTTTTTAACATCCATAAAGCGGTTCGAACGCAAACTGTGAGTTATAATCATCAAATCGTAAATGGTAcgattttataaatataataaaattaagtatgcTTAAAAAAATACGTCTAGATGTCGACTTCTTTTGCAAAAATGATGGGGAATTATCAACTATACACACAGAAGCTTAATGTTTGCCATCCCTCACGGGTGCTTTCCTTCCAAAAGTGGGAACCGCCAAGTACAGGCTGGGTTAAGATCAACTTCGATGCTCATATAGGGACGAATAGGCGAAGAGGCTTAGGTGTGCTTGTTCGAGATAATTATGGTAAGGTTTTACTCACCGGAACTCGATGCGTGGAACCGAATTGGAGTGTTCGTATTTCAGAGGCTGCAGCTGCTTTGTTCGCTTTAGATATTGCAAGAAGGATGGGACATGGTTATGTCCATTTTGAAGGCAACTCGTTGACAGTGATCAATGCAATTTCAGATAAGGAAAGGGGATCAACTCACATTTACTTGTTCTTAGATAAAATTGCCAATTCTATATCATGTTTTGCTAGTTTTACTTGTAGCTTTGTTCGTAGGCTTGGAAATACCGTTGCTCATTTGATAGCTAGGTGAGATACTGGTAATGCTATAGAAAAGATTTTTATGGAGCCTTTCCCACCAAGCCTACAAACCTTGGTGGTCCttgatttataataatataagctACAGGTTTTCTGCAAAAAAAAAGGGGGAATGttattaaaatcacaattttaattagtctacgattttacgatccaaaaacCAACGAGCGATCTGAATCGTAGGTAGAATTGTAAGTTGGTAGAATCCTACGAttctaattaaatataatttgtaCAGGTAGAATCATAACATATTTCTACAATACCTTCATTTcataatttacaaaatatacaagATATTCTACTCTATTACACCCCCGCAGTCAAATCAGGAGGTTTGCGAATGCTGAGACTGGATGGAAAATCATCAAAGAGAATCTGAGGTAGACCCTTGGTAAAGATATCAGTGATCTAATAACGAGAGGGAACATGAAGCACCCATACATCACCTTGTTGGACTTTTTCACGACCAAAGTGAATATCCATCTCAACATATTTAGTGCGTTGATCTTGAACAGGATTGCCCGACAAATAAATAGCACTGACATTATCATAATAAACAAGAGTGGCCGTAGGAATAAGACATTGAAGCTCAAGAAGTAAGTTATGAATCCAGCAAGTCTTACaaacaacattagcaacaccGCGATATTCAACTTTAGCACTGGACTTAGACACTGTAGGTTGGCGTTTAGCAGACCAAGACACCAAATTATCACCAAGAAAAACACAGAATCCAAAAGTGGAACGATGGGTGTCAGGACAACCGCCCCAATCAGTATCAGTATAGCAAAGAAGAGAGGAAACAGAGGATTTGTATAACTGCAAACCATGATCAATAGTACCCTGAACATAGCAAAGAATCCAATGCAGAGCAGCCATATGTTCCACTCGAGGATCATGCATAAATAGACACACCTGTTAGACAGCAAAGGAAATGTCTAGACGAGTGAAGGTAAGATACTGTAGAGCTCCAACTAAGCTTCGATACAAGGTAGGATTATCATATGGAGAGCCAGCATAAGCACATAGTTTGCCAGAGGTAGTTACAGGAGTAGGAGCAGGAGCAGGAGCAGCTTTGCACTGAGACATGCCGACTTTGTCTAGAATTTCAGCAGcatattttttttgagaaagAAATAGATCTGCAGTATTAGAAGAAACAACAATACCCAAGAAATAACTCAGAGGACCTTAGTTCTTCATAGCAAACTCAGAGCTTAACTTGGACATGATATTTTGTCGGAGAAGATCAGATGAGGCAGTGAGAATGATATCGTCCATAtacaaaagaagataagcaatatcGGAGCCATGGCAATAAACAAACAGAGAAGTATCAGAAATGTTATTACGAAAACCAATAGTAGTGACAAAATCAGCAAATTGCTAATACCAAGCCTTAGGAGCTCGCTTGAGCCCATAAAGAGACTTCCTGAGAAGACATACATGATCGGGATGATGAGGATCACCCAAATCCAAAGATTGATGCATGTACACAGTTTCATTCAAGtaccatgaagaaaagcatttttgacatcTAATTGGTGAATGGATCAAGAATTAGAAAGAGCAATACTCAAAACAATGCGAATAGATGCAGGTTTGACCACAGGGCTAAAGGTTTCATCACAATCAATACCATCCCTTTGAGACttaccatcaccaacaagaTGCG
This region includes:
- the LOC130821510 gene encoding uncharacterized protein LOC130821510 translates to MSTSFAKMMGNYQLYTQKLNVCHPSRVLSFQKWEPPSTGWVKINFDAHIGTNRRRGLGVLVRDNYGKVLLTGTRCVEPNWSVRISEAAAALFALDIARRMGHGYVHFEGNSLTVINAISDKERGSTHIYLFLDKIANSISCFASFTCSFVRRLGNTVAHLIAR